The following proteins are encoded in a genomic region of Nicotiana sylvestris chromosome 4, ASM39365v2, whole genome shotgun sequence:
- the LOC138890051 gene encoding uncharacterized protein — protein sequence MGLNESYINIKSNVLAKRLVATVNEAYAIATQKESQKSLGVVNTHREPLTILAGRGQDFKGKGPWIICEHCGYKGHLKENCFKIISYPTDFKSKKKNQTGGGKIYTNSVNVNNEEGRAAAAAQVQYKQLVKLLSKLATLECSTNMIGIISLLANAVLKLTRDLSCSVTFFPDFCMFQDLYSGRVMDIGREHNGLYLLKENITVVAAGFFMNKGAESKLWHLRLGHASLKSMQHISELKNKVDIQVNLPGGDKFTPRARKSVLIGYSETQTGYNLYDLDSRRVFINRDVSFREQVFPFKEGTQITVNIFPCAEPHVTNDFLPEQLVQGSSNKEQATTEDSNFSTAHDQIEPAHDHVSPTPVMESTIVAYTQTMEPTETTVDSVDTFTMHQSIEQVGVQLVTDPDLSQSYIEQVHTDETGVRISSRYKTFHMAEGLCYTLKHSESSSLYLKHCVLLSFVSQLQGLLGVFSATVELKNFKEACQDKNWVEAMSQEIKALEDNAS from the exons ATGGGCTTAAATGAAAGCTATATTAACATAAAGAGTAATGTACTAGCAAAAAGACTTGTAGCGACTGTTAATGAAGCGTATGCAATAGCTACTCAAAAAGAGAGTCAAAAGTCCTTAGGTGTGGTTAATACACATAGGGAACCACTCACCATACTAGCAGGAAGAGGTCAAGACTTTAAAGGTAAAGGGCCATGGATCATTTGTGAGCATTGTGGATACAAAGGTCACCTTAAGGAAAACTGTTTTAAGATAATTAGCTATCCAACTgatttcaaaagcaagaaaaaaaaTCAGACTGGAGGAGGAAAGATTTATACCAACAGTGTGAATGTAAACAATGAGGAAGGCAGGGCTGCAGCAGCTGCGCAAGTACAGTACAAACAGCTAGTCAAGCTGTTGTCAAAACTAGCAACATTAGAGTGTTCCACAAACATGATAGGTATAATTTCCTTGCTAGCAAATGCAG TATTAAAACTCACCAGAGATCTCAGTTGCTCAGTCACATTCTTTCCTGATTTCTGCATGTTTCAAGATCTTTACAGTGGTAGGGTGATGGATATTGGTAGAGAACACAATGGATTGTATCTGCTAAAGGAGAACATAACAGTAGTTGCAGCAGGTTTCTTTATGAATAAAGGAGCAGAAAGTAAACTCTGGCACCTGAGATTAGGGCATGCATCATTGAAGTCAATGCAGCATATTTCAGAGTTAAAGAATAAGGTGGATATACAGGT TAACTTGCCTGGTGGTGATAAGTTTACTCCAAGAGCAAGAAAGTCAGTCCTTATAGGATACTCAGAAACTCAAACGGGGTACAACCTGTATGATTTAGATAGCAGAAGAGTATTCATTAATAGAGATGTCTCATTCAGGGAACAAGTATTTCCCTTCAAGGAAGGAACTCAGATCACTGTAAATATATTTCCATGTGCTGAACCTCATGTGACAAATGACTTTTTGCCTGAACAATTGGTGCAAGGTTCTTCCAATAAGGAACAGGCAACCACTGAAGACTCAAACTTCTCCACAGCCCATGATCAAATTGaacctgcccatgatcatgtctCACCTACACCCGTCATGGAATCAACAATTGTAGCATACACTCAGACAATGGAACCAACTGAGACCACAGTGGATTCAGTTGATACTTTTACTATGCATCAGTCTATAGAACAAGTTGGAGTGCAACTTGTCACAGATCCAGACTTAAGCCAATCATATATAGAGCAAGTACATACTGATGAAACTGGTGTCAGGATATCTAGCAGATACAAGACCTTCCATATGGCTGAAGGACTATGTTACACCCTCAAACACTCAGAATCATCCTCATTGTATCTCAAACATTGTGTCCTACTCTCATTTGTCAGCCAATTACAAGGCCTATTGGGTGTGTTCTCTGCAACGGTTGAACTAAAGAACTTCAAGGAAGCTTGTCAGGATAAAAACTGGGTAGAAGCAATGTCACAAGAGATTAAAGCTCTTGAGGACAATGCATCATAA
- the LOC138890052 gene encoding uncharacterized mitochondrial protein AtMg00810-like, producing MPFLQGDLYEDVYMELLQGFQRQWEYKVCKLLKSLYGLKHASRSNAELIDEAKQTLHNSFKVKDLGDLRYFLGIEVLRSKKGILLTQRKYALQLISEVGLAGAKSTSTPIEFNQKLTTIEYDKHVGVNGDEELEDIRNYQKLIGKLIYLTITKPDLSFAVQVLSQFMQHPKQSHWDATLRVVIYVKAASGLGILLGTGPIDTLSAYCDLDWASHPNTRRSVTGYVIKLGDSLLSWKSKKQQTCNTPQIYINFKTR from the exons ATGCCTTTTTTGCAAGGGGATCTTTATGAAGATGTTTACATGGAACTGCTACAGGGTTTCCAGAGACAATGGGAGTATAAGGTCTGCAAACTACTTAAATCACTATATGGTCTTAAGCATGCTTCAAG GAGCAATGCAGAACTGATAGATGAAGCCAAACAGACACTACATAACTCCTTTAAAGTTAAGGATCTAGGGGATCTAAGATATTTCCTTGGTATTGAGGTTCTACGATCAAAGAAAGGGATCCTGCTCACACAAAGGAAGTATGCCCTTCAGTTGATATCAGAAGTTGGACTTGCAGGAGCCAAATCAACCTCCACCCCAATAGAGTTTAACCAGAAGTTGACCACTATTGAATATGACAAGCATGTAGGGGTAAATGGAGATGAAGAGCTAGAGGACATAAGGAACTATCAGAAACTTATTGGTAAGTTGATCTACTTGACCATCACCAAACCAGATCTCAGTTTTGCAGTCCAGGTACTCAGTCAGTTCATGCAACATCCCAAACAATCTCATTGGGATGCAACATTGCGAGTGGTGATATATGTAAAGGCAGCATCAGGCCTTGGTATTTTGCTGGGGACAGGGCCTATAGATACATTGTCTGCTTATTGTGATTTAGACTGGGCCTCCCATCCTAATACTAGGAGATCTGTCACAGGGTATGTCATCAAACTGGGAGATTCTTTACTTTCATGGAAGTCAAAGAAGCAACAAacttgtaacactcctcaaatttatatAAATTTCAAGACTCGCTAA
- the LOC138890053 gene encoding uncharacterized protein, whose protein sequence is MARTRNFDTDTQDAAQETIATIVAQGRTKKVSTQKRKGKSIKGVQVPRVEHEEGMEHDDLVPQNPVSPPTTTPDQTTVSPEVSQMFNVVNSAMEMFKAFMANQNERKDEIPPQSNRQNNSESSRVNEFLKLSPPVFHGSIVDEDPMLWLEGVKKALRVIKAFDDEVVELAAYQLRDVAGAWFEMREKERDEDDGPPTWEEFEEAFMANFIPEEDREAMATEFEQLKQGNKNVKEYYMEFIRLAKHAPHMVKTEKAKIRRFVGALAYYIKNTTSAASVEMIAFSSIVGFFEHLEKDRQHRREEKEHNKKAWIAGRFNGTSSRGGRDSSNKESLAPAQSNHQSGQYKLGFHGCCHYGDISHIKANYPKLRCNFNGGSTRPSSSSAIAVAPPQDRGSHDQTGHGAGKGADRVTQRGGQPRLFATFDRQIAEASAEVITGILLVCSHKAYAIIDPGSMFSYMTPYFAINLGLEPEQLSESFLVSTPVGMSVKVTRVYKGCIVSVQGCNTKADLIELEMVDFDVIMDDLPGLPPKRIIDFGIDLMPGTQPISITPYRMTPAELNELREQLKDLLDKASSGQVFHRGVPRSCLSRRKMGLSECALTIGS, encoded by the exons ATGGCTCGTACTCGCAACTTTGACACCGACACTCAGGATGCTGCTCAAGAAACTATTGCTACTATTGTGGCTCAAGGTAGAACTAAGAAAGTTTCAACTCAGAAAAGGAAGGGTAAATCCATAAAAGGGGTTCAAGTACCCCGGGTTGAGCATGAAGAAGGGATGGAGCATGATGATCTAGTACCTCAGAATCCAGTGTCGCCCCCAACAACAACTCCGGATCAGACAACTGTATCTCCAGAGGTGAGTCAGATGTTTAATGTTGTCAACAGTGCCATGGAGATGTTTAAAGCCTTTATGGCCAACCAGAATGAGAGAAAAGATGAGATTCCACCTCAATCAAATAGACAGAACAATTCTGAGTCCTCAAgagtgaatgaatttttgaagttgagtcCTCCAGTGTTCCATGGTTCTATAGTTGATGAAGATCCAATGTTGTGGCTGGAGGGTGTCAAGAAAGCCCTCCGAGTGATTAAAGCATTTGATGATGAAGTTGTGGAGCTGGCTGCTTACCAGCTTAGAGATGTGGCTGGGGCTTGGTTTGAGATGagggaaaaggaaagagatgaagatgatggtccgcctacttgggaagaatttgaagaggccTTCATGGCTAACTTTATCCCAGAAGAGGATAGGGAAGCTATGGCTACAGAGTTCGAACAGctcaagcaagggaataaaaATGTGAAAGAGTACTACATGGAATTCATAAGGTTAGCTAAGCATGCTCCTCACATGGTTAAGACAGAAAAAGCAAAGATTCGCAGGTTTGTGGGCGCTTTAGCTTACTACATTAAGAATACGACATCAGCTGCATCGGTAGAGATGATAGCCTTCTCCTCTATTGTGGGATTTTTTGAGCACTTAGAAAAAGATAGACAACataggagagaagaaaaagagcataACAAGAAAGCCTGGATAGCAGGTAGGTTTAATGGTACATCTAGCAGAGGTGGAAGGGATTCCTCTAATAAGGAGTCATTAGCACCAGCTCAGTCCAATCATCAGTCAG GTCAGTACAAGCTCGGGTTTCATGGTTGCTGTCATTATGGAGACATTAGCCATATAAAGGCCAACTACCCAAAGTTGAGATGTAATTTCAATGGGGGATCAACTCGTCCTTCTAGTTCCTCAGCTATTGCAGTTGCACCACCTCAGGATCGTGGCTCTCATGATCAGACCGGGCATGGGGCAGGCAAAGGTGCAGATCGAGTTACTCAAAGAGGGGGACAACCCCGTTTGTTTGCCACATTTGATCGTCAGATTGCAGAGGCATCTGCagaagttattacaggtatactTCTAGTCTGCTCACATAAAGCTTATGCCATAATAGATCCAGGTTCAATGTTTTCATATATgactccatactttgcaattaaccTCGGTCTAGAACCGGAACAACTTAGTGAATCATTCCTAGTATCTACTCCAGTTGGCATGTCAGTGAAAGTCACAAGAGTCTATAAAGGTTGTatagtttcagtccaaggttGCAACACCAAAGCCGATCTCATAGAGTTAgaaatggtggatttcgatgtgatCATGG ATGACCTTCCCGGACTTCCTCCTAAAAGAATCATAGACTTTGGCATTGATCtcatgccaggcactcagcccatatctataaCTCCTTATAGGATGACTCCAGCAGAACTTAATGAGTTGAGAGAACAATTGAAAGACCTTCTTGACAAGGCTTCATCAGGCCAAGTGTTTCACCGTGGGGTGCCCCGGTCctgtttgtcaagaagaaagatgggtctctcggaatgtgcattgactatcggcagttga
- the LOC104248977 gene encoding LRR receptor-like serine/threonine-protein kinase RGI5, producing the protein MEKKNHHFLTSSSSATFTSCYFLFFFFFWVSLSPKTVVLVSSVSSDGQALLSLLKAADPYAKSSSSVLSSWNPLSSTPCSWQGITCSPQERVISLSIPNTFLNLSYLPSELSALSSLQLLNLSSTNISGTIPPSFGSFSHLRLLDLSSNSIYGSIPSELGGLTSLQFLFLNSNRLTGKIPPQLANLSSLEILCLQDNLLNGSIPSQLGSLLSLQQFRIGGNPYLTGEIPALLGLLTNLTMFGAAATGLSGVIPPTFGNLINLQTLAIYDTEVFGSIPPELGMISELRYLYLHMNKLTGSIPPQLGKLQKLTSLLLWGNSLTGPIPAEVSNCSSLVILDVSANELSGEIPGDLGKLSVLEQLHLSDNAFTGSIPWQLSNCTSLTALQLDKNQLSGQIPWQVGKLEYLQSFFLWGNSVSGTIPAAFGNCTELYALDLSRNKLTGSIPEEIFNLKQLSKLLLLGNSLTGRLPRSVARCQSLVRLRLGENQLSGPIPKEIGQLQNLVFLDLYMNHFSGGLPSEISNITVLELLDVHNNYLTGEIPDEMGELVNLEQLDLSRNSFTGEIPSSFGNLSYLNKLILSNNLLTGQIPKSFKNLQKLTLLDLSSNSFSGEIPSELGYVTSLTISLDLSSNRFTGELPETLSGLTQLQSLDISHNLLSGRIIILSFLTSLTSLNVSYNNFSGPIPVTPFFRTLNSYSFLDNSKLCQSIDGSSCSSHIMGKNGLKSAKTIALVAVILTSVAIAVVATWIIVTRNHIYVFQKSQGMSAFSVGAEDFSYPWTFIPFQKFNFTIDNILDCLKDENIIGKGCSGVVYKAEMPNGDVIAVKKLWKTKKDEEPVDSFAAEIQILGHIRHRNIVKLLGYCSNRSVKLLLYNYISNGNLHQLLQSNRNLEWEIRYKIAVGSAQGLAYLHQDCVPAILHRDVKCNNILLDSKFDAYIADFGLAKLMNSPNYHHAMSSVAGSYGYIAPEYGYTLNITEKSDVYSYGVVLLEILSGRSAVDSQIGDGLHIVEWVKKKMGSFEPAVTVLDAKLQGLTDQMVQEMLQTLGIAMFCVNSSPAERPTMKEVVALLMEVKSSPEEFGKTSQPLIKQSST; encoded by the exons ATGGAGAAGAAAAACCACCATTTTCTCACCtcttcttcttcagcaacttTCACTTCATgttatttcttgtttttcttcttcttttgggtAAGTTTGAGTCCAAAAACAGTAGTTTTAGTTAGCTCTGTTTCATCTGATGGACAAGCCCTGCTTTCTCTTCTTAAAGCAGCTGACCCTTACGCAAAATCATCTTCTTCTGTGCTTTCTTCTTGGAATCCTTTAAGTTCAACTCCATGTTCTTGGCAAGGGATTACTTGTTCTCCTCAAGAAAGAGTTATTTCACTTTCTATCCCAAATACATTCCTCAATCTCTCTTATTTACCCTCTGAACTCTCTGCCCTTTCTTCTCTGCAGCTTCTTAATCTTTCTTCTACTAATATCTCTGGTACTATTCCTCCATCATTTGGTTCTTTCTCTCATCTTAGGCTTTTAGACCTTTCTTCTAATTCTATTTATGGGTCTATTCCCTCAGAACTTGGTGGGCTTACTTCACTTCAATTCTTGTTCTTGAATTCAAATAGATTGACTGGTAAGATCCCGCCTCAGCTTGCTAATCTTTCTTCCCTAGAAATCCTTTGTCTTCAAGATAATCTCCTCAATGGGTCAATTCCATCACAGTTAGGGTCCTTGTTGTCACTCCAGCAGTTTAGGATTGGGGGAAATCCATATTTGACTGGTGAAATTCCTGCACTATTAGGCCTGCTCACCAATCTTACAATGTTTGGTGCCGCGGCCACCGGTCTTTCTGGTGTTATTCCACCCACATTTGGGAATTTGATCAATCTTCAAACACTGGCAATTTATGATACTGAGGTATTCGGTTCGATACCGCCTGAACTTGGGATGATATCAGAGCTGAGGTATTTGTATCTGCATATGAATAAGCTCACTGGTTCAATCCCTCCTCAGTTGGGTAAGTTACAAAAGCTAACTAGCTTGCTTTTATGGGGAAATTCATTAACTGGACCTATTCCGGCTGAGGTTTCGAATTGTTCATCCCTTGTGATTCTTGATGTTTCTGCAAATGAATTGTCCGGTGAAATTCCTGGTGACTTGGGGAAGCTATCGGTTCTTGAACAGCTTCATTTGTCTGATAATGCATTTACTGGTTCTATACCGTGGCAGTTAAGTAACTGCACTAGCCTAACAGCTCTTCAGCTTGATAAGAACCAACTATCGGGGCAAATTCCGTGGCAAGTTGGTAAGTTAGAGTACTTGCAGAGTTTTTTCTTGTGGGGGAATTCAGTTTCAGGTACCATTCCAGCTGCTTTTGGAAACTGTACTGAGCTCTATGCGCTAGATCTTTCGAGGAACAAGCTTACCGGATCGATCCCTGAGGAGATATTTAATTTGAAGCAGCTGAGTAAATTGTTGCTTCTTGGGAATTCGTTAACAGGAAGATTGCCTCGGAGTGTTGCGAGATGCCAGTCTCTAGTGAGGTTGAGGCTCGGAGAGAATCAGCTTTCAGGACCAATTCCTAAGGAGATCGGTCAATTGCAGAACCTCGTGTTTCTTGATTTGTACATGAACCATTTCTCTGGTGGCTTGCCTTCTGAAATTTCCAACATTACGGTTCTTGAGCTGTTGGACGTTCACAACAATTACCTAACTGGGGAAATACCAGACGAGATGGGAGAGCTTGTGAATTTAGAGCAGCTTGATCTGAGCAGGAACAGCTTCACTGGTGAGATCccttcaagttttggcaatctcaGTTACTTGAACAAACTTATTCTCAGCAATAATCTGCTTACTGGTCAAATTCCAAAGTCTTTTAAGAACTTGCAGAAGTTAACTCTACTTGATTTGAGCTCGAATAGTTTTTCTGGTGAGATTCCATCTGAGCTTGGTTATGTCACAAGCTTAACAATCAGTTTGGATTTGAGCTCGAATCGTTTTACTGGTGAACTTCCTGAAACGTTGTCTGGTTTGACACAGTTGCAATCTCTTGATATTTCTCATAATTTGTTGAGTGGAAGGATCATAATTCTTAGCTTCCTGACCAGCCTTACTTCCCTGAATGTTTCGTACAACAATTTCTCGGGGCCGATTCCAGTCACACCGTTCTTTAGAACTCTCAATTCATATTCTTTTCTGGATAATTCAAAGCTCTGTCAATCTATTGATGGTTCTAGTTGTTCTTCACATATAATGGGAAAGAACGGGTTGAAGTCAGCGAAAACCATAGCCTTGGTTGCGGTAATTCTGACTTCTGTAGCCATAGCAGTTGTGGCTACTTGGATTATTGTGACGCGAAACCACATATATGTGTTTCAGAAGTCTCAAGGCATGTCGGCCTTCTCTGTCGGTGCAGAAGATTTTTCCTACCCATGGACTTTCATCCCCTTTCAAAAGTTCAATTTTACCATCGACAACATCTTGGATTGCTTGAAAGATGAAAACATCATTGGAAAGGGCTGTTCAGGTGTTGTTTATAAAGCAGAAATGCCTAATGGCGACGTGATTGCAGTGAAGAAACTTTGGAAAACAAAGAAAGATGAGGAGCCAGTAGATTCTTTTGCTGCAGAAATTCAAATTCTTGGACATATTAGGCATCGGAACATAGTGAAGTTATTGGGATATTGTTCAAATAGGAGCGTTAAGCTTCTACTCTACAACTACATTTCAAATGGCAATCTTCACCAGCTCTTGCAAAGTAACAGAAACTTGGAGTGGGAAATTAGGTATAAAATTGCAGTTGGATCAGCTCAAGGCCTTGCTTATCTGCACCAGGACTGTGTTCCGGCCATTCTTCATAGAGATGTCAAGTGCAATAATATACTGCTCGACTCCAAGTTCGATGCTTATATAGCAGATTTTGGACTCGCAAAGCTAATGAATTCGCCAAACTATCACCACGCAATGTCTAGTGTAGCAGGGTCTTATGGATATATTGCTCCAG AATACGGATACACGCTGAATATAACAGAAAAGAGCGATGTCTATAGTTATGGAGTGGTGCTGCTGGAAATACTTAGTGGTCGTAGTGCTGTTGATTCTCAGATAGGTGATGGGCTACACATCGTCGAGTGGGTAAAGAAGAAGATGGGAAGCTTTGAACCAGCTGTTACAGTTCTTGACGCTAAGTTACAAGGTTTAACGGATCAAATGGTGCAAGAAATGCTGCAAACGCTTGGAATAGCGATGTTCTGTGTGAACTCATCGCCGGCTGAAAGACCAACAATGAAAGAAGTGGTGGCACTTTTAATGGAAGTGAAGAGTTCACCTGAAGAATTTGGGAAAACTTCTCAACCTCTAATAAAACAGTCCTCAACTTAA